A genomic segment from Cytophagia bacterium CHB2 encodes:
- a CDS encoding N-acetyltransferase family protein, producing MTITITEMTAQDWRAVAAIYQEGIDTGDATFEAAPPSSWEEWRKTKLNACSIVARANDEIVGWAALSPVSSRGVYAGVAEVSVYVSAPARGHSVGSLLLDALIKRSEAHGLWTLQAGIFPENQASLRLHLHHGFRQVGIREKLGKMAYGPHAGKWRDVVLLERRSATQGVE from the coding sequence ATGACAATCACCATCACAGAAATGACTGCGCAGGACTGGCGAGCCGTGGCCGCGATTTATCAAGAGGGCATTGACACCGGTGATGCGACTTTCGAAGCTGCGCCGCCGAGTTCATGGGAAGAATGGCGCAAAACGAAACTCAATGCGTGCAGCATTGTTGCGCGTGCGAATGATGAGATCGTTGGTTGGGCGGCGCTCAGTCCGGTTTCGAGCAGAGGCGTTTATGCCGGTGTCGCTGAGGTCAGCGTTTACGTCAGCGCGCCAGCACGCGGCCATAGCGTCGGTTCGCTTTTGTTGGACGCGTTGATCAAGCGATCCGAGGCGCACGGCCTTTGGACGTTGCAGGCCGGCATCTTCCCGGAAAATCAAGCGAGCCTCCGCCTGCATTTGCACCACGGCTTCCGGCAGGTTGGCATTCGAGAAAAATTGGGAAAGATGGCTTATGGTCCGCATGCCGGCAAATGGCGGGACGTTGTGTTGCTTGAACGAAGAAGTGCAACTCAAGGGGTCGAATAA
- a CDS encoding MoxR family ATPase gives MNRSSQDMTIIEEVKHAHHAIVDEISKVIVGQKEVINQLLIALLANGHCLLVGVPGLAKTLLISTLARVLELKFSRIQFTPDLMPSDITGTEIIEEDVSTGRKAFRFVRGPVFANIVLADEINRTPPKTQAALLQAMQEHEVSVAGQTHKLPEPFFVLATQNPIEQEGTYPLPEAQLDRFMFNLWVDYPSSEEEKLIVKNTTGGNIANLREILNAAKISELQRLVREVPVADNVVDYAVHLARQTRPNQNDVPKFIKDWISWGAGPRASQYLVLGAKTRAILDGRPTPDIEDIRAVAKPVLRHRLVTNFSAEAEGVTTVQIIDELIKNGR, from the coding sequence ATGAACAGAAGTTCACAGGACATGACCATCATCGAAGAAGTCAAGCATGCCCATCACGCCATTGTTGATGAAATCAGTAAAGTCATTGTCGGCCAGAAAGAGGTGATCAATCAACTCTTGATTGCATTGCTGGCCAACGGCCATTGTTTGCTGGTGGGTGTGCCGGGATTGGCAAAGACGCTGTTGATCAGCACACTCGCACGCGTGTTGGAGCTTAAATTCAGTCGCATTCAATTCACACCGGATTTGATGCCTTCTGATATCACCGGCACCGAAATCATTGAGGAAGATGTGAGCACCGGCCGCAAAGCATTTCGCTTCGTGCGCGGGCCGGTGTTTGCGAATATCGTGCTGGCCGACGAGATCAATCGCACACCACCCAAAACCCAGGCGGCATTGCTGCAGGCCATGCAGGAACATGAAGTCTCTGTTGCGGGACAAACCCACAAACTGCCCGAACCTTTTTTTGTGCTCGCCACGCAAAATCCCATCGAGCAGGAGGGAACCTACCCGCTGCCCGAAGCGCAGCTCGATCGTTTCATGTTCAACTTGTGGGTCGATTATCCCAGTTCTGAAGAAGAAAAGCTGATCGTCAAAAACACCACCGGCGGAAATATTGCGAATCTCCGGGAGATTTTGAATGCCGCCAAGATTTCAGAGTTGCAACGTTTGGTGCGTGAAGTGCCGGTGGCGGATAATGTCGTGGACTACGCCGTGCATTTGGCGCGGCAAACACGCCCGAATCAAAATGATGTGCCCAAGTTTATCAAGGATTGGATCAGTTGGGGCGCCGGGCCGCGCGCTTCGCAATATCTCGTGCTGGGCGCGAAAACCCGCGCGATTCTCGACGGCCGCCCGACGCCGGATATCGAAGACATTCGCGCAGTGGCAAAACCTGTGTTGCGGCATCGTCTCGTTACGAATTTTTCCGCAGAAGCAGAAGGCGTGACCACGGTGCAGATTATCGATGAGTTGATTAAAAACGGGCGCTGA
- a CDS encoding T9SS type A sorting domain-containing protein, translated as MRKALSFGFAVFLIFLAAFSAFGQAPSHLIITEFVISPTAGEFVEIYNPTSETINLSNYYLTDATFAGGGTYYYNIVTGANAGGGGFGDFNARFPEGATIAPGEHQTIAMVGNGFFNTYGVQPTYELFEEGPAADDIPDMREATPGSIANQGGLTNDGEVIVLYYWDGASDLVQDVDYVVWGDKAEAVDKTGVSIDGPDADSTPSSYLPDTPIAQQFVVNTENDADPNPHNDGSSAQRKLNVEDLENWTGGNGITGHNETSENTSWMGGIWSINAPATPGARALGDSLNIADIQFVRADAIGATNADDSPFVGDTITVTGIMMQGAREIFVGARWGGFVQDERGGPWSGFFVIQNDSNVAGTLFSSAQAGDKIKITGVLSEFPTSAGSQSITQLALLTNPVTQVDFLDFGLPLPAPIVLKPGDLGASAGTTNTQLAERWESTLVRFENLTVTANGLAGNIMTAGDATGSISLDDYFDAVFDVVSANGGVWPGFPAGTRINVTGFIRGGTTQGTTTINPRSLADIEVASSPPVITNIARNPVVATSTAAVTVSANIVDTQTSVASAEINYRINGGAFQTQTMTAGGANQFSGNIPAQADGAFVEYFLAAADTDGDRTTIPADTSVSKFFYFVRDAGLKVFDLQYTPFADGNSGYTNLTVTVQGIVTTDTTDFSFYWIQDGTDPWSGIWVNDNTTNVKAGDLVSVTGRVEENFEVTRITAPSNVTILSRGNPLPAPVQVRTGDLRTGAATAEQWESVLVQVRNAVVSNPFPDGASNFGEFSINDGSGEVRVDDLGDFDGNLDSIYVQGDSIRSLIGVHYYSFNNYKLLPRNNNDVVRAPTSVADRNEAPLTYALEQNYPNPFNPETTIKYQLPQGGKISLVIYNMLGQKVRTLVDAVKPAGVHTINWDGRNERGLAVPTGVYFYKMTSKSFEKVNKMLLIK; from the coding sequence ATGAGAAAAGCGTTATCGTTTGGCTTTGCTGTTTTTCTGATATTCTTGGCGGCGTTTTCGGCATTCGGCCAGGCGCCCTCACATTTGATCATCACCGAATTTGTGATCAGCCCGACCGCCGGAGAGTTTGTGGAGATCTACAATCCCACTTCAGAAACCATAAATCTCTCGAACTACTATCTCACCGACGCCACGTTTGCCGGCGGCGGCACCTACTATTACAACATCGTGACCGGCGCCAATGCCGGTGGCGGCGGCTTTGGCGATTTCAACGCCCGCTTTCCAGAGGGCGCGACGATCGCTCCCGGTGAACATCAAACCATCGCAATGGTCGGCAATGGCTTCTTCAATACCTATGGGGTTCAGCCGACCTATGAACTGTTTGAGGAGGGCCCTGCGGCGGACGATATTCCCGACATGCGCGAAGCCACGCCGGGCAGCATTGCCAATCAAGGCGGCCTGACGAATGACGGTGAAGTTATCGTCCTTTACTATTGGGATGGCGCCAGTGATCTGGTGCAGGATGTCGATTACGTTGTCTGGGGCGACAAAGCGGAAGCTGTCGACAAAACCGGCGTAAGCATCGACGGCCCGGATGCAGATAGCACGCCTTCCAGCTATCTGCCCGACACACCCATTGCGCAACAGTTTGTGGTCAACACTGAAAATGACGCGGATCCCAATCCGCACAACGACGGCTCTTCCGCACAGCGCAAGCTGAACGTTGAGGATCTGGAGAATTGGACCGGCGGCAACGGCATTACCGGCCATAACGAAACCAGCGAGAACACTTCGTGGATGGGCGGCATCTGGAGCATCAACGCGCCGGCCACGCCGGGGGCGCGCGCGCTGGGCGACAGTTTGAACATCGCCGACATTCAATTCGTACGCGCGGATGCGATCGGCGCGACGAATGCGGACGATTCCCCGTTTGTGGGTGATACGATAACGGTTACCGGAATCATGATGCAAGGCGCGCGTGAAATTTTCGTGGGGGCGCGTTGGGGCGGCTTTGTTCAAGACGAGAGAGGCGGGCCCTGGAGCGGATTTTTCGTGATTCAAAATGACAGCAATGTTGCCGGCACACTTTTCAGTTCGGCACAAGCGGGCGACAAAATCAAGATCACCGGCGTGCTTTCGGAATTTCCGACGTCCGCAGGCTCGCAAAGTATTACCCAACTCGCGCTTCTTACCAATCCGGTGACACAAGTTGATTTTTTGGATTTCGGCTTGCCTTTGCCGGCGCCGATTGTGCTCAAGCCCGGTGATTTGGGCGCAAGCGCCGGAACGACCAACACGCAACTGGCCGAGCGCTGGGAAAGCACGCTGGTGCGTTTTGAAAACCTGACCGTCACGGCAAACGGCCTGGCCGGCAATATCATGACTGCCGGTGATGCCACGGGCAGCATCAGTCTCGATGATTATTTTGACGCCGTTTTCGATGTCGTCAGCGCCAATGGCGGCGTTTGGCCGGGCTTCCCGGCGGGCACGAGAATCAATGTTACAGGCTTCATTCGCGGCGGAACAACACAAGGCACAACCACGATCAATCCGCGCAGCCTGGCAGATATCGAGGTGGCTTCTTCACCGCCGGTGATCACCAATATTGCCCGCAATCCTGTTGTTGCAACCTCTACCGCTGCTGTAACCGTCTCGGCGAATATTGTTGATACGCAAACCTCCGTTGCAAGCGCGGAAATAAATTATCGCATCAATGGCGGCGCTTTTCAAACCCAGACGATGACGGCCGGCGGCGCCAATCAATTCTCCGGCAACATTCCTGCACAAGCAGATGGCGCATTTGTCGAATATTTTCTGGCGGCCGCGGATACCGATGGCGACCGCACCACGATTCCGGCAGATACTTCTGTTTCAAAATTCTTCTACTTTGTGCGCGACGCCGGTTTGAAAGTTTTTGATCTGCAATACACGCCATTTGCCGATGGTAACTCGGGCTATACGAATTTGACCGTGACGGTGCAGGGCATCGTGACAACAGACACCACGGATTTTTCGTTTTATTGGATTCAGGACGGCACCGATCCCTGGAGCGGTATTTGGGTCAATGATAACACCACCAATGTCAAAGCCGGTGATCTCGTCTCCGTCACCGGACGTGTGGAAGAAAACTTCGAAGTCACGCGCATCACGGCGCCGAGCAACGTCACGATTCTCAGCCGCGGCAATCCGCTGCCCGCGCCGGTGCAGGTTCGCACGGGCGATCTGCGTACTGGCGCCGCAACGGCCGAACAGTGGGAAAGCGTTTTGGTCCAGGTGCGGAACGCAGTCGTCTCCAATCCCTTCCCGGACGGCGCCAGCAACTTCGGCGAATTTTCCATCAATGATGGCAGCGGCGAAGTACGCGTCGATGATTTGGGAGATTTTGACGGCAATCTTGACTCCATTTATGTGCAAGGCGACAGCATTCGTTCGTTGATCGGCGTGCATTATTATTCCTTCAACAACTACAAGCTTCTGCCGCGCAACAACAACGATGTCGTGCGCGCGCCCACCTCGGTTGCCGATCGCAACGAGGCGCCGTTGACGTATGCTCTTGAGCAAAACTATCCCAATCCCTTCAATCCCGAAACCACCATCAAGTATCAACTGCCGCAAGGCGGCAAGATATCGCTGGTGATCTACAACATGCTCGGGCAAAAGGTGAGAACCCTGGTTGATGCCGTCAAACCCGCGGGTGTGCATACCATAAACTGGGACGGCAGAAATGAACGCGGCCTGGCCGTGCCGACCGGCGTGTATTTCTACAAAATGACGTCAAAGAGTTTTGAAAAAGTGAACAAGATGTTGCTTATCAAATAA
- a CDS encoding MBL fold metallo-hydrolase has product MPYTLKIGSLKCHILSDGVEAADGGGFFGLVPRVMWEKVIAPNELNQVPAALRVLLIESQAGLILVDTGRGDKFDEKQRSILRLGSRRERLVNDLRRVGFRPEEVAIVILTHLHADHAGGATQLDVSSPTRWEAPDHSPGKAIATFPKAKYFVQRLDLAEASFPNERTLATYQSYNWQPLLESGQLEIINGDYQIAPGVRTEVAPGHTISIQSVWVEDRGESLLFLGDASSWAVHLSRLAWVPSYDIYPMTSIESKRRLQREALAKNALLVFQHDGQVVTGRLIEGKRGPEVQPEITETAWFDASA; this is encoded by the coding sequence ATGCCTTACACTCTCAAGATCGGTTCTCTCAAATGCCACATTTTAAGTGATGGCGTTGAAGCGGCGGACGGCGGCGGATTCTTTGGGTTGGTGCCGCGGGTGATGTGGGAGAAAGTGATCGCGCCGAACGAACTCAATCAGGTGCCGGCCGCGCTGCGGGTGTTGCTGATCGAATCGCAGGCAGGCTTGATTCTCGTGGACACGGGTCGCGGCGACAAATTCGATGAGAAGCAACGCAGCATTTTGCGCCTGGGTTCGCGGCGCGAACGGTTAGTAAATGATCTACGCCGAGTTGGCTTCCGGCCGGAAGAGGTCGCGATCGTCATTCTCACGCATTTGCATGCCGATCATGCCGGCGGCGCTACACAGCTCGACGTGAGCTCGCCGACACGTTGGGAGGCGCCGGATCATTCACCCGGCAAAGCCATAGCTACATTTCCCAAAGCAAAATACTTTGTGCAACGTCTCGATCTTGCGGAAGCGAGCTTTCCCAACGAACGCACGCTCGCGACGTATCAATCTTACAACTGGCAGCCGTTGCTCGAGAGCGGGCAGTTGGAGATCATCAACGGCGATTATCAAATCGCGCCCGGTGTGCGCACTGAAGTTGCGCCCGGGCACACTATCAGCATTCAATCTGTTTGGGTGGAAGATCGCGGTGAAAGCTTGCTGTTCCTGGGTGATGCGAGCAGTTGGGCCGTTCATCTCAGCCGGCTCGCCTGGGTTCCGAGCTATGACATTTATCCTATGACCAGCATCGAAAGCAAGCGGCGTTTGCAGCGTGAGGCCCTGGCGAAAAATGCGCTGCTGGTGTTTCAACACGATGGCCAGGTGGTGACCGGCAGATTGATCGAAGGCAAACGAGGCCCCGAGGTTCAGCCGGAGATCACCGAAACGGCCTGGTTTGATGCCTCGGCATGA
- a CDS encoding HAMP domain-containing protein — translation MQIFLLWLAIILFLLACYLAYLWWHPTRRSRFQVRLTALFLLFAIVPSVPLLFVASTLTTSTIDMLLVPEMEGTMLNAVQAMKQQFENHAESFVRAVQGDSVTPALLRKWEFDYFLVWRKEQEAVQLVQAVARDEEARQLGLSFGDERLAEAWGQRDSELETISQGNGESRSHCRVWLPQGPDEMVLVGYAVSPEIIATKDRLAQAMRVYNSLSLIKERALQDELIWGGAAAAILVLCLLSVVSARLLSQRISQPIEQLTRASLQVAGGNLEVQAEATAKDEIRQLVDSFNHMIGELRTSREKLVITERLAAWREVARQVAHEIKNPLTPIQLGLYRVRQRLDESVASQSAVQESFQSIEEELASLRHLAEEFSDFARLPKAELKPGDLNEVVQLTARLFQGVGGEIQIKTDLAPDVSRRPFDREQIKRLLNNLIKNALEASLTPSSTITISTRREGEKVRLTIADQGPGLSPEMLEKIFEPNFSTKRGGAGLGLTMVKRIVEEHGGTIAVESAAGKGTAFNILI, via the coding sequence ATGCAAATCTTCCTCCTCTGGCTGGCAATCATTCTTTTCCTCCTCGCGTGTTATCTCGCTTACCTTTGGTGGCATCCCACCCGGCGTTCACGCTTTCAGGTACGCTTGACGGCCCTGTTTTTGTTGTTTGCGATTGTGCCGAGCGTGCCGCTGTTGTTTGTCGCAAGCACGCTGACGACGAGCACGATCGACATGTTGCTGGTCCCCGAAATGGAAGGCACGATGCTTAATGCCGTGCAGGCGATGAAACAGCAGTTTGAAAATCATGCGGAGAGTTTTGTGCGCGCTGTGCAGGGCGATTCGGTCACGCCGGCGCTGTTGCGCAAATGGGAGTTTGATTATTTTCTGGTTTGGCGCAAAGAGCAGGAGGCCGTGCAACTCGTGCAGGCCGTTGCCCGGGATGAAGAAGCGCGGCAGCTTGGTTTGAGTTTTGGAGATGAACGTCTGGCAGAAGCATGGGGCCAGCGCGACAGCGAGTTGGAGACAATTTCTCAGGGCAACGGCGAGTCTCGCAGTCATTGCCGCGTGTGGTTGCCACAAGGCCCAGATGAAATGGTGCTGGTGGGTTATGCTGTTTCGCCGGAAATCATTGCGACCAAAGATCGCTTGGCCCAGGCGATGCGCGTTTACAACTCCTTGTCGTTGATCAAAGAACGCGCGCTGCAAGACGAGTTGATTTGGGGCGGTGCGGCCGCGGCAATTCTCGTGCTGTGTTTGCTGTCCGTTGTTAGCGCGCGTCTGCTGTCGCAACGCATCAGTCAACCGATTGAACAGCTCACGCGGGCAAGTCTGCAGGTGGCAGGCGGCAATTTGGAGGTTCAAGCCGAAGCAACGGCAAAAGACGAAATTCGCCAACTTGTCGATTCATTCAATCATATGATTGGCGAATTACGCACAAGCCGGGAGAAACTGGTGATCACCGAGCGGCTGGCCGCATGGCGTGAAGTGGCGCGGCAAGTGGCGCATGAGATCAAAAACCCGCTTACGCCGATTCAGCTCGGACTCTATCGCGTGCGCCAGCGGTTGGATGAATCCGTTGCCTCGCAATCCGCGGTGCAGGAATCATTTCAGAGTATTGAAGAAGAGTTGGCCAGCTTGCGCCATCTCGCCGAGGAGTTTTCCGACTTTGCGCGTTTGCCCAAAGCCGAATTAAAACCGGGCGATCTAAATGAAGTCGTTCAACTTACGGCGCGTTTGTTTCAGGGCGTGGGCGGCGAGATTCAGATTAAAACCGATCTTGCGCCTGATGTTTCGCGGCGGCCTTTTGATCGCGAGCAGATCAAACGCTTGTTGAATAACTTGATCAAAAATGCGCTGGAAGCGAGTCTCACGCCCTCCAGCACGATTACCATCAGCACGCGACGCGAAGGCGAGAAGGTCCGCTTGACCATTGCCGATCAAGGCCCGGGGCTTTCCCCGGAAATGTTGGAAAAAATTTTTGAGCCAAATTTCAGCACCAAACGCGGCGGCGCTGGCCTGGGTTTGACGATGGTCAAGAGAATCGTCGAAGAACATGGCGGGACGATTGCGGTGGAAAGCGCGGCAGGGAAGGGGACAGCATTCAATATTTTGATTTGA
- a CDS encoding DUF58 domain-containing protein, which yields MPTEPLHKKYLKATTISRLQNMSLRARLVVEGFITGLHRSPYHGFSVEFAEHRQYMPGDEIRHLDWKVYGKTDRFYVKQFEEETNLKCYIVLDQSASMGISQSAGVSKFQYASYLAAALSYLMIHQRDAVGLTLFNQRITDYLPPRSVMSYLTRLLSALENAQPGEHADWAASLHQMAEQIKRRGLVILLSDFLPRDLDIEPKQILTGLKHFRHRHHEVLVLQVLDRLDYRFDFREDAIFEDVESGLRMPTQPHHIRAAVQKEIDEYLAWFKRQCRENRIDYMLIDTAMTFDQGLMAYLLKRKHLG from the coding sequence ATGCCAACCGAACCGCTTCACAAAAAATATCTCAAAGCCACAACCATCTCGCGGCTGCAGAACATGAGCCTGCGCGCGCGGTTGGTGGTAGAGGGTTTCATCACCGGCCTGCATCGCAGCCCGTATCACGGTTTTAGTGTCGAGTTTGCCGAGCACCGGCAATACATGCCGGGTGATGAGATTCGCCATCTCGATTGGAAAGTCTACGGCAAAACCGATCGCTTCTATGTCAAGCAATTCGAAGAAGAGACGAATCTCAAATGCTATATCGTGCTCGATCAATCCGCTTCGATGGGCATCTCGCAATCTGCGGGGGTGAGCAAGTTTCAGTATGCGAGTTATTTGGCCGCGGCGCTGAGTTATTTAATGATTCACCAGCGCGATGCTGTCGGGTTGACGCTGTTCAACCAACGCATCACAGATTATTTGCCGCCGCGCTCGGTGATGAGTTATCTCACGCGCCTGCTCAGCGCATTGGAAAATGCGCAGCCGGGCGAGCATGCTGATTGGGCGGCCTCGCTGCATCAAATGGCCGAGCAAATCAAGCGCCGCGGACTAGTGATTCTACTCTCGGATTTTCTGCCGCGCGATCTGGACATCGAGCCTAAACAAATTCTCACCGGATTGAAGCATTTTCGCCATCGCCATCACGAAGTTTTGGTGTTGCAAGTGCTCGACCGCCTCGATTACCGTTTTGATTTTCGTGAAGACGCCATTTTCGAAGATGTCGAATCCGGCTTGCGCATGCCCACGCAACCGCATCACATTCGCGCAGCAGTGCAAAAGGAAATCGACGAGTATCTCGCCTGGTTCAAACGCCAATGCCGCGAAAATCGCATTGATTACATGCTCATCGACACCGCCATGACATTCGATCAGGGTTTGATGGCGTATTTGCTGAAGCGGAAACATTTGGGGTAG